The following coding sequences lie in one Komagataeibacter sucrofermentans DSM 15973 genomic window:
- a CDS encoding DUF3297 family protein gives MTDTPPDRLSVNPTSPFYDEALLERGIGVRFKGIEKNNVEEYCISEGWVRLAVGRGTDRFGNPMTMKVTGPVEVWFKS, from the coding sequence ATGACCGATACCCCTCCCGATCGCCTGTCCGTCAATCCTACCAGCCCGTTTTATGATGAGGCCCTGCTCGAGCGCGGCATTGGCGTGCGCTTCAAGGGCATCGAGAAGAACAATGTCGAGGAATACTGCATCAGCGAAGGCTGGGTGCGCCTGGCCGTGGGCCGTGGCACCGACCGCTTTGGCAACCCCATGACCATGAAGGTGACGGGCCCGGTCGAGGTCTGGTTCAAGTCCTGA
- a CDS encoding riboflavin synthase, whose translation MFSGIIEHQGQVSAARRLDRDLDITVQTGITDLALGESIAVNGVCLTVTSFDAKGTATFFISSETLDRTALGRIDAGHTVNLERAVTPATRLSGHIVQGHVDGTGRLLAVHGEGEARHITFAIPARLRRYLVEKGSITIDGISLTLNAVGAPGEEGCNADEFRIALMIIPHTWEHTTLGGLKPGDAVNIEVDVIAKYVESVCQYR comes from the coding sequence ATGTTTTCTGGCATTATCGAGCACCAGGGACAGGTCAGCGCCGCGCGGCGGCTTGACCGGGATCTGGACATAACGGTGCAGACAGGCATCACCGATCTTGCCCTTGGCGAGAGCATTGCCGTCAATGGCGTGTGCCTGACCGTGACCTCCTTTGATGCAAAAGGCACGGCCACCTTCTTCATCAGCTCCGAAACACTGGACCGCACGGCGCTTGGCCGCATTGATGCCGGGCACACCGTCAACCTCGAACGCGCGGTCACCCCCGCAACGCGGCTTTCGGGCCATATCGTGCAGGGGCATGTCGATGGCACGGGCCGCCTGCTGGCAGTGCACGGGGAAGGCGAGGCGCGGCACATCACCTTCGCCATTCCCGCCCGGCTGCGCCGCTACCTGGTGGAGAAAGGCTCCATCACCATCGATGGCATCAGCCTCACCCTGAACGCAGTAGGCGCACCGGGCGAGGAGGGCTGCAATGCAGACGAATTCCGCATCGCGCTCATGATCATCCCCCACACGTGGGAACACACCACCCTTGGCGGCCTGAAGCCAGGCGACGCCGTGAACATCGAAGTCGATGTCATTGCTAAATATGTGGAGAGCGTATGTCAGTATCGTTGA
- a CDS encoding lysylphosphatidylglycerol synthase domain-containing protein: MRQLTFLAGAFGVGLTIWMLGRFGLHDILGLIAAGGWSIPAIIIFHASQVCASAQAWRLLAQTGRPKLAFADFFALRCAREGINNLLPVAQVGGEVITTRLLARRDDTGIKQAAASTICDLTIELLSQVTFTLIGLGVLFCLVNRSHVTDELMESAGAALLLGAVFFGSQYLGAIALVEKLLVRIAAHLGWDGVDDIRGLHAQILTLYRTRKNSLRAGALQLLGWSLGTFEVFVVLAAMGHPLSLADSFVIESVGQAAKSAGFAVPGALGVSEGGYILIGGLFGLSPQEGIALSLIKRLREIAWGLPSLVAWQIMEIRWVRPTPAKDMRLPHQS, translated from the coding sequence ATGCGGCAGCTTACCTTCCTCGCCGGGGCATTCGGTGTCGGTCTTACGATCTGGATGCTGGGGCGTTTCGGCCTGCATGACATCCTCGGGCTGATCGCGGCCGGGGGATGGAGCATTCCTGCCATCATCATTTTCCATGCAAGCCAGGTCTGTGCTTCGGCGCAGGCATGGCGCCTGCTGGCCCAGACCGGGCGCCCAAAGCTGGCCTTTGCCGATTTCTTTGCCCTGCGCTGCGCGCGTGAGGGCATCAACAACCTGCTGCCGGTAGCCCAGGTGGGCGGCGAAGTCATTACCACCCGCCTGCTCGCCCGGCGTGATGACACGGGCATCAAGCAGGCCGCCGCCTCGACCATATGCGACCTGACCATCGAACTGCTCAGCCAGGTCACCTTCACGCTCATCGGGCTGGGGGTGCTGTTCTGCCTCGTCAACCGTTCGCATGTGACCGACGAACTGATGGAAAGCGCGGGTGCCGCCCTGCTGCTTGGCGCCGTCTTCTTCGGCAGCCAGTACCTTGGCGCCATTGCGCTGGTGGAAAAGCTGCTGGTGCGCATCGCCGCCCATCTGGGGTGGGATGGGGTGGATGACATCCGTGGCCTGCACGCGCAGATCCTGACCCTGTACCGCACCCGCAAGAACTCGCTGCGCGCGGGTGCGCTGCAACTTCTGGGCTGGTCGCTGGGCACGTTCGAGGTTTTTGTGGTGCTTGCGGCGATGGGCCACCCGCTTTCGCTCGCTGACAGTTTCGTGATCGAAAGCGTGGGACAGGCCGCGAAATCGGCGGGGTTTGCCGTGCCGGGCGCGCTTGGCGTGTCAGAAGGCGGGTATATCCTGATTGGCGGCCTGTTTGGCCTTTCCCCGCAGGAAGGGATTGCGCTCTCGCTCATCAAGCGCCTGCGCGAGATCGCCTGGGGCCTGCCCTCGCTTGTGGCATGGCAGATCATGGAAATACGCTGGGTCCGCCCCACGCCCGCCAAGGACATGCGCCTGCCCCACCAGTCCTGA
- the ribB gene encoding 3,4-dihydroxy-2-butanone-4-phosphate synthase, which translates to MPPALAQAVETIRNGGMIILVDDEDRENEGDLVMAAELVTPDAMNFMVTHARGLVCMPMSPERITQLNLPMMTQVNTCPRGTAFTVSIEAREGVTTGISAADRAETVLVAAGPDAKPEDLVSPGHIFPLRAVPGGTVARPGHTEASVDLARMAGLIPAAVICEIMNEDGTMARMDDLRPYARRHGLQILSIAELAKWLKDNPITAKAAEKPAIEQVARAHLPSRFGGPDMMIHAFRAPDGTEHVAMVKGQPGQSGSVPLVRLHSECVTGDALGSLRCDCGAQLQGALEQIGAAESGVLVYVRGHEGRGIGLANKIRAYALQDDGLDTVDANHRLGFETDARDWQAASDILRALGVSRLDLLTNNPDKVHALQRHGFDVRRRIALAVEPNPFNRAYLEAKRTRMGHALCEPTTVDAG; encoded by the coding sequence ATGCCGCCGGCACTGGCGCAGGCCGTCGAAACCATTCGCAATGGTGGGATGATCATCCTTGTGGATGACGAGGACCGCGAGAACGAGGGCGATCTGGTCATGGCCGCCGAACTGGTCACGCCGGACGCCATGAACTTCATGGTGACCCATGCGCGCGGGCTGGTGTGCATGCCCATGTCGCCCGAGCGGATCACGCAGCTCAACCTGCCCATGATGACACAGGTGAACACCTGCCCGCGCGGCACGGCGTTCACCGTGTCCATCGAGGCACGCGAGGGGGTGACCACCGGCATCTCGGCCGCCGACCGCGCCGAGACCGTGCTGGTGGCGGCAGGCCCCGATGCCAAGCCCGAGGATCTGGTCTCGCCGGGCCACATCTTCCCGCTGCGCGCGGTGCCCGGCGGCACGGTGGCCCGCCCCGGCCACACCGAGGCCTCGGTTGACCTTGCCCGCATGGCCGGGCTGATCCCGGCTGCCGTGATCTGCGAGATCATGAACGAGGACGGCACCATGGCCCGCATGGACGACCTGCGCCCCTACGCCAGACGCCACGGGTTGCAGATCCTGTCCATCGCCGAGCTGGCGAAGTGGCTGAAAGACAACCCGATTACGGCAAAGGCTGCCGAAAAGCCCGCCATCGAGCAGGTTGCCCGCGCCCACCTGCCCAGCCGCTTTGGCGGACCGGACATGATGATCCACGCCTTCCGCGCGCCTGATGGCACGGAGCATGTGGCCATGGTCAAGGGCCAGCCCGGCCAGTCAGGCAGCGTGCCGCTGGTGCGCCTGCACTCGGAATGCGTGACGGGCGATGCCCTGGGCTCCCTGCGCTGCGATTGCGGCGCGCAGCTACAGGGCGCGCTCGAGCAGATTGGCGCCGCCGAGTCCGGCGTGCTGGTCTATGTGCGCGGGCATGAAGGGCGCGGCATTGGCCTTGCCAACAAGATCCGCGCCTATGCGCTGCAAGATGACGGGCTGGACACGGTGGACGCCAACCACCGCCTCGGCTTCGAGACCGATGCACGTGACTGGCAGGCCGCATCGGACATCCTGCGCGCGCTGGGGGTCAGCCGCCTCGACCTGCTGACCAACAACCCCGACAAGGTCCACGCCCTGCAACGCCACGGCTTTGACGTGCGCAGGCGCATTGCGCTTGCGGTGGAACCCAACCCGTTCAACCGCGCCTATCTGGAGGCCAAGCGCACCCGGATGGGTCATGCCCTGTGCGAACCTACGACAGTGGATGCTGGGTGA
- the ribH gene encoding 6,7-dimethyl-8-ribityllumazine synthase, with protein MSTNIPSTTVELNFAHPPRLAIVVSRFNEDVTHGLRDGALAWLKEHAISMRDEDVMYAPGAYELPLLAQVLAKTGRYDGVICLGCVVKGDTAHFEFISLGAAVGLQQASLNTEVPIAFGVLTTYTDEQAIVRSRDDVHNKGREAVAACVESLALLQKIRGC; from the coding sequence ATGAGCACCAACATCCCCTCCACCACAGTCGAGCTCAACTTCGCTCACCCGCCGCGCCTCGCCATCGTGGTCAGCCGCTTCAATGAAGACGTGACCCACGGCCTGCGTGATGGTGCGCTGGCATGGCTGAAGGAACACGCCATTTCCATGCGTGATGAAGATGTGATGTATGCACCCGGCGCATATGAACTGCCGCTACTGGCGCAGGTGCTGGCAAAGACTGGTCGCTACGATGGCGTGATCTGCCTGGGCTGCGTGGTGAAGGGGGATACCGCCCATTTCGAGTTCATCAGCCTTGGGGCGGCGGTTGGCCTGCAACAGGCCTCATTGAACACGGAGGTGCCGATCGCCTTTGGCGTGCTCACCACCTATACCGATGAGCAAGCCATCGTCCGCTCGCGTGATGACGTGCACAACAAGGGCCGCGAAGCCGTGGCCGCCTGTGTTGAAAGTCTCGCATTGCTTCAGAAAATCAGAGGCTGCTAA
- a CDS encoding YigZ family protein, translated as MSTPERFMLKAPAMLEREVKKSIFLAQAAPVATPAEAMEFIATVSDPDATHNCWAYLIGQTYRSDDAGEPGGTAGRPILQVIEGQGFDRTVVVVTRWFGGTKLGAGGLVRAYGGTAAECLRTAPRVPIVEMVGLTFGCGFSEHALLRARLEAMDCQIMAEEFGANGVGLHITLPVAREAEVRTRITDITRGQATIRVVEEDGAQGVGA; from the coding sequence GTGAGCACGCCTGAACGCTTCATGCTCAAAGCACCCGCCATGCTGGAGCGCGAGGTGAAAAAAAGCATCTTCCTGGCCCAGGCCGCCCCCGTCGCCACGCCTGCCGAGGCCATGGAATTCATCGCCACCGTCAGCGACCCCGATGCCACGCATAACTGCTGGGCCTACCTGATCGGGCAGACCTATCGCAGCGATGACGCGGGCGAGCCGGGCGGCACGGCGGGCCGCCCCATATTGCAGGTGATCGAGGGGCAGGGCTTTGACCGCACCGTGGTGGTGGTCACGCGCTGGTTTGGCGGCACCAAGCTGGGCGCGGGCGGGCTTGTGCGCGCCTATGGCGGCACGGCGGCGGAATGTTTGCGCACGGCCCCCCGCGTGCCGATTGTGGAGATGGTGGGCCTGACCTTTGGCTGCGGTTTTTCCGAGCACGCATTGCTGCGCGCGCGGCTTGAGGCGATGGACTGCCAGATCATGGCCGAGGAATTCGGCGCCAATGGCGTTGGCCTGCACATAACCCTGCCTGTGGCGCGCGAGGCGGAGGTGCGCACGCGCATTACCGACATAACCCGGGGGCAGGCCACCATCCGCGTTGTGGAGGAAGATGGCGCGCAGGGTGTTGGAGCGTAA
- a CDS encoding MMPL family transporter yields the protein MLSVPLGRLVALCSRHAIAVVLAFAVLIAGATYASYALLGVTTDTDQMFSSSLDWKKRSDEMGRLFPQKQDQLVAVIDAALPEEAQQTALGLAAKLRDDHANFNYVTTPQTDPYLVRNGLMFLDPKALERVLNTTITAQPFLSELAADPSGRGLFSALNLIALGVAQGQANLGNFHAALDGFATTLQHSVDGTPEPLSWERLLAGDLADLGGKFQFVVTQPKLDYDSFQPGGAASDAIRAAANDLPFVKSGRAHVHITGDTQIADEEFATVAEGMVAGLLGSLVLVTLWLILAVHTWRIIVPIIITLVSGLLLTTGFAAIVVGKLNLISVAFAILFVGIAVDFAIQFSVRFRAQANPDGTALSLPAALEQTGNETGHQILVAAMATSAGFLAFTPTAFVGVAQLGLIAGFGMVFAFVCTLTLLPALLRLFRPTAGHGTIGFAFARPIDTAIRHHRKPILAVFVLVALGGLALVPRLTFDADPLHTKNPKSEGMVTLGMLMSEPQYSPYTVDVLMPDLKQAAAMSDRLSGLPLVHDALWLGSMVPADQKTKLPLIQDAANILLPTLIVPNPKPAPDADALRAAAAKTAGDLGGVLDKLPANDPLRRIQSALAQLAKADDARVLATNEALVRFLPMQLNMLRDMLQVKEVGISDVPQQLARDYLLPDGRALVEVHPSHEMQGNRALHQYVGEIQKIAPTAAGSAIDIVQSAATMVHAFVTAAGAAIVMIAIILAVALRKLLDTALVLAPLLLSALMTVILIIVVPEQLNFANIIALPLLLGVGVSFNIYFVMNWRAGIKSPLSSPTARAVLFSALTTGTAFGSLAASHHPGTASMGRLLLLSLACTLIATLVFVPALLPKRAIDEE from the coding sequence ATGCTATCGGTACCGCTTGGGCGTCTTGTCGCTTTGTGTTCCCGCCATGCCATTGCTGTCGTGCTGGCATTTGCCGTGCTGATTGCTGGCGCGACCTATGCCAGCTACGCGCTGCTTGGCGTCACCACCGATACGGACCAGATGTTCTCGTCCTCGCTGGACTGGAAAAAGCGCTCGGACGAGATGGGCCGCCTGTTCCCGCAAAAGCAGGACCAGCTCGTGGCCGTGATCGACGCGGCCCTGCCCGAGGAGGCGCAGCAGACAGCCCTCGGCCTTGCGGCAAAGCTGCGCGATGACCATGCCAACTTCAATTACGTCACCACGCCGCAGACCGACCCCTACCTTGTGCGCAACGGGCTGATGTTCCTTGACCCCAAGGCGCTTGAGCGCGTGCTCAACACCACCATCACCGCCCAGCCTTTCCTCAGCGAGCTTGCGGCCGATCCTTCGGGGCGCGGGCTGTTCAGCGCGCTCAACCTCATTGCGCTTGGCGTGGCGCAGGGGCAGGCCAACCTTGGCAACTTCCACGCCGCCCTTGATGGCTTTGCCACCACGTTGCAGCATTCGGTCGATGGCACGCCGGAACCCCTTTCATGGGAGCGGCTGCTCGCGGGCGATCTGGCCGATCTTGGCGGCAAGTTCCAGTTTGTCGTGACCCAGCCCAAGCTGGATTATGATTCCTTCCAGCCCGGCGGCGCGGCATCAGACGCCATCCGCGCGGCTGCAAATGACCTGCCCTTTGTTAAAAGCGGGCGGGCGCACGTACACATCACGGGCGATACCCAGATCGCGGATGAGGAATTCGCCACCGTGGCCGAAGGCATGGTGGCAGGCCTGCTCGGCTCGCTGGTGCTGGTCACGCTGTGGCTGATCCTGGCGGTGCATACGTGGCGCATCATCGTGCCGATCATCATCACGCTGGTGTCGGGGCTGCTGCTCACCACCGGGTTTGCCGCCATCGTGGTGGGCAAGCTCAATCTGATCTCGGTCGCGTTCGCCATTCTGTTCGTGGGCATCGCGGTGGACTTCGCCATCCAGTTCTCGGTCCGCTTCCGCGCGCAGGCCAACCCCGATGGCACGGCACTCAGCCTGCCCGCGGCCCTTGAGCAGACCGGCAACGAGACCGGCCACCAGATCCTTGTGGCTGCCATGGCCACCTCGGCAGGGTTTCTGGCCTTTACGCCCACCGCCTTCGTAGGCGTGGCCCAACTGGGGCTGATTGCCGGTTTTGGCATGGTGTTCGCCTTTGTCTGCACGCTCACGCTCCTGCCCGCCCTGCTGCGGCTGTTCCGCCCCACGGCAGGGCATGGCACGATCGGCTTCGCCTTCGCGCGGCCCATCGACACGGCCATCCGCCACCACCGCAAACCCATCCTGGCGGTGTTCGTGCTGGTGGCGCTTGGCGGGCTGGCGCTGGTGCCGCGCCTGACCTTTGATGCCGACCCGCTGCATACCAAGAACCCCAAATCCGAAGGCATGGTCACGCTGGGCATGCTCATGTCCGAGCCGCAATATTCGCCCTATACGGTCGATGTGCTGATGCCCGACCTCAAGCAGGCCGCCGCCATGTCGGACCGGCTTTCAGGCCTGCCGCTGGTGCATGATGCGCTGTGGCTCGGCTCGATGGTGCCTGCCGACCAGAAAACCAAGCTGCCGCTGATCCAGGATGCCGCCAACATCCTGCTGCCCACGCTGATCGTGCCCAACCCCAAGCCCGCGCCTGATGCCGATGCCCTGCGTGCCGCCGCCGCCAAGACCGCGGGCGACCTTGGTGGCGTGCTGGACAAGCTGCCCGCCAATGACCCGCTGCGCCGCATCCAGTCGGCGCTGGCACAACTGGCAAAGGCCGATGATGCCCGCGTGCTGGCCACCAACGAGGCGCTGGTGCGCTTCCTGCCCATGCAACTGAACATGCTGCGCGACATGCTTCAGGTTAAGGAAGTGGGCATTAGCGACGTGCCGCAGCAGCTTGCGCGCGACTACCTGCTGCCTGACGGGCGCGCACTCGTCGAGGTCCACCCCAGCCATGAGATGCAGGGCAACCGCGCGCTGCACCAGTATGTGGGCGAGATACAGAAGATCGCCCCCACGGCGGCAGGCTCGGCCATCGACATCGTGCAGAGTGCCGCCACCATGGTGCATGCCTTTGTTACCGCCGCCGGGGCGGCCATTGTCATGATCGCCATCATTCTGGCCGTGGCGCTGCGCAAGCTGCTTGATACGGCGCTGGTGCTCGCACCCTTGCTGCTCTCGGCGCTGATGACGGTCATCCTGATCATCGTGGTGCCCGAGCAGCTCAACTTCGCCAACATCATCGCCCTCCCCCTGCTGCTCGGCGTGGGCGTGTCGTTCAACATCTATTTCGTCATGAACTGGCGGGCGGGCATCAAGTCGCCGCTGTCCAGCCCCACGGCGCGGGCGGTGCTGTTCTCGGCGCTGACCACGGGCACTGCGTTCGGCTCGCTTGCAGCCTCGCACCATCCGGGCACGGCCAGCATGGGCCGCCTGCTGCTGCTCTCGCTGGCCTGCACGCTGATCGCCACCCTGGTCTTCGTGCCTGCCCTGCTGCCCAAGCGCGCGATTGACGAGGAATGA
- a CDS encoding MIP/aquaporin family protein: MTAPRQTGSPPQEDRPLAGAPHPDHPLHWKLYACEMVATTVLMLCGIVSVTVLTTPYTPIGRALAPHPLVQTALCGLFFGLSGTVAAFTPFGRVSGAHVSPSVSLAFSLAGRLGVIDLCGYVAAQMTGACLATVLLAALGHVVPVWGQMAQASAYAATIPFPHVSVLWPLVTELVLTVLLVLMICALAAHPVLKWLTPWAGGLFFLVCNPISAWLSGNSSNLARSFGPALVAGQWQSFWIYALGPFMGAALAIAIIRSRLLGRIEVEEARLVNFGHHGRIPSLLHPGRHRQAREQDTI, translated from the coding sequence ATGACCGCACCCCGGCAGACCGGCTCCCCGCCCCAGGAGGACCGGCCCCTTGCCGGCGCACCCCACCCCGACCATCCGCTGCACTGGAAGCTGTATGCGTGCGAGATGGTGGCGACAACGGTGCTTATGCTGTGCGGGATCGTGTCGGTTACGGTGCTGACCACGCCCTATACCCCCATTGGCCGCGCCCTGGCACCTCACCCGCTGGTGCAGACCGCGCTGTGCGGGCTGTTCTTTGGCCTGTCGGGCACGGTGGCGGCGTTTACGCCGTTCGGGCGGGTCAGCGGGGCGCATGTCAGCCCTTCGGTCTCGCTGGCGTTCAGCCTGGCGGGCAGGCTGGGCGTGATCGACCTGTGCGGCTATGTGGCCGCCCAGATGACTGGCGCCTGCCTCGCCACCGTGCTGCTGGCCGCGCTGGGCCATGTCGTGCCGGTATGGGGGCAGATGGCGCAGGCCTCGGCCTATGCCGCCACCATTCCCTTCCCGCATGTATCGGTGCTGTGGCCACTGGTGACGGAACTGGTGCTGACCGTGCTGCTGGTGCTGATGATCTGCGCCCTTGCCGCCCACCCGGTGCTGAAATGGCTCACGCCGTGGGCGGGCGGGCTGTTTTTCCTGGTGTGCAACCCCATCTCGGCCTGGCTGTCGGGCAACAGCTCCAACCTTGCGCGCAGCTTTGGCCCGGCGCTGGTTGCAGGGCAGTGGCAGTCTTTCTGGATCTATGCGCTCGGGCCCTTCATGGGGGCGGCGCTGGCCATCGCCATCATCCGCTCGCGCCTGCTTGGCCGCATTGAGGTCGAGGAGGCGCGGCTGGTCAATTTCGGCCATCATGGCCGCATCCCCTCGCTGCTCCATCCCGGCCGCCACAGGCAGGCGCGTGAACAGGACACAATATAG
- the radA gene encoding DNA repair protein RadA gives MARRPANRFVCQSCGAVFPKWSGRCDACGAWNSIVEETVEPTATGGTNARRRTGARINLVGLAGDTPPPPRIETHIGELDRVLGGGLVPASVVLVGGDPGIGKSTLLLQGACALARAGRKVMYISGEEAVDQIRMRARRLGLEAPTLELAAAINVADIVATLEAEKDLALVVIDSIQTMWMETVESAPGTVSQVRACAFELIRLAKQRGFSLILVGHVTKEGALAGPRVLEHMVDAVMYFEGDRGHQFRILRAAKNRFGATDEIGVFAMTDQGLEEVPNPSALFLAERRGHIAGSAVFAGMEGTRPVLLEVQALLSPKAGDGGARRAVVGWETGRLNMLLAVLEARCGIKLNAMDVHLNIAGGLRVGEPAADMAVAAALVSAATGQPTSAGSVYFGEVGLSGEVRQVSQPDTRLKEAHKLGFEQAFLPRRIARGNRKPSAPDGLVLHEIGHLGDLVSLFTGAMEEAEA, from the coding sequence ATGGCGCGTCGGCCCGCTAACCGTTTTGTCTGCCAGTCCTGCGGGGCGGTCTTCCCCAAATGGTCGGGCCGGTGCGATGCCTGTGGTGCCTGGAACAGCATTGTCGAGGAAACGGTCGAGCCCACCGCCACAGGCGGCACCAATGCCCGCAGGCGCACCGGCGCGCGCATCAACCTCGTGGGCCTTGCGGGTGATACGCCGCCACCGCCGCGTATTGAAACGCATATCGGCGAGCTTGACCGCGTGCTCGGCGGCGGCCTGGTGCCAGCCTCGGTGGTACTGGTGGGCGGTGACCCCGGCATCGGCAAGTCCACGCTTCTGCTGCAGGGCGCATGCGCCCTGGCGCGGGCGGGTCGCAAGGTCATGTATATCTCGGGCGAGGAAGCGGTGGACCAGATCCGCATGCGTGCGCGCAGGCTGGGGCTGGAAGCCCCCACGCTGGAACTCGCCGCCGCCATCAACGTGGCTGACATCGTGGCAACGCTTGAGGCGGAGAAGGATCTGGCCCTTGTCGTGATCGACTCGATCCAGACCATGTGGATGGAAACGGTGGAGAGCGCGCCCGGCACGGTCAGCCAGGTGCGGGCCTGCGCGTTTGAACTCATCCGGCTTGCCAAGCAGCGTGGCTTCAGCCTCATCCTCGTGGGGCATGTGACCAAGGAAGGGGCGCTGGCGGGCCCGCGCGTGCTGGAGCACATGGTTGATGCGGTGATGTATTTCGAGGGGGATCGTGGCCACCAGTTCCGCATCCTGCGCGCCGCCAAGAACCGCTTTGGCGCAACTGACGAGATTGGCGTATTCGCCATGACCGATCAGGGGCTGGAGGAAGTGCCCAACCCCTCCGCCCTGTTCCTGGCCGAGCGGCGTGGCCACATTGCGGGTTCTGCCGTGTTCGCGGGCATGGAAGGCACGCGCCCCGTGCTGCTGGAGGTGCAGGCGCTGCTCTCCCCCAAGGCGGGCGATGGCGGCGCGCGCCGTGCCGTGGTGGGGTGGGAGACGGGGCGGCTGAACATGCTGCTCGCCGTGCTTGAAGCCCGCTGTGGCATCAAGCTCAACGCCATGGATGTGCACCTCAACATCGCAGGCGGGCTGCGCGTGGGCGAGCCTGCGGCCGACATGGCGGTGGCCGCGGCTCTTGTTTCCGCCGCCACCGGGCAGCCGACGAGCGCGGGCTCGGTCTATTTTGGCGAGGTCGGGCTTTCAGGCGAGGTGCGTCAGGTCTCGCAGCCCGATACACGGCTGAAGGAGGCGCACAAGCTGGGCTTCGAGCAGGCGTTCCTGCCGCGCCGCATTGCGCGTGGCAACCGCAAGCCCTCCGCGCCCGACGGGCTGGTGCTGCATGAAATCGGGCATCTGGGTGATCTGGTCAGCCTGTTCACGGGGGCGATGGAGGAGGCAGAGGCGTGA
- the ribD gene encoding bifunctional diaminohydroxyphosphoribosylaminopyrimidine deaminase/5-amino-6-(5-phosphoribosylamino)uracil reductase RibD, with amino-acid sequence MPPAIARAFRAAVDEAARHVGATAPNPPVGCAILDSEGTILATGGHHRAGTPHAEVQAINQCRERGLLARAHTAVVTLEPCNHTGRTGPCSLALLATPIRSVWIGVRDPNPHVEGGGADTLRQRGCDVHVLQPTGPQGPMQTLCRSLLAPFTHFMRTGQPWITVKQALDAHGSMVPPAGRTTFTSAASLDLAHRLRRATDAVITATGTIRADQPGLDVRRVPDHPGRAPRILAICTRTGEVDEAYLTAAHNRGFEIRVCTDITALPDMLGQAGVTWAMVEAGPKLLAEIEARGLWHDWLSITAGPDGTDQYAVRVRAGDVTPLRLFPELDAA; translated from the coding sequence CTGCCGCCCGCCATTGCCCGCGCCTTTCGCGCGGCGGTGGATGAAGCCGCGCGCCATGTGGGCGCCACCGCGCCCAACCCGCCCGTGGGCTGCGCCATCCTCGACAGCGAAGGCACGATCCTCGCCACCGGCGGCCACCACCGCGCGGGCACCCCGCATGCCGAGGTCCAGGCCATAAACCAGTGCCGCGAACGCGGCCTGCTGGCGCGCGCGCATACGGCGGTGGTCACCCTTGAGCCGTGCAATCACACCGGACGCACCGGGCCGTGCTCGCTCGCCCTCCTCGCAACGCCCATCCGCAGCGTATGGATTGGCGTGCGCGACCCCAACCCGCATGTGGAAGGCGGCGGGGCCGACACGCTGCGCCAGCGCGGCTGCGACGTGCATGTGCTCCAGCCCACAGGCCCCCAGGGCCCCATGCAGACGCTGTGCCGCAGCCTGCTGGCCCCCTTCACCCACTTCATGCGCACCGGCCAGCCGTGGATCACGGTCAAGCAGGCGCTCGACGCCCATGGCTCCATGGTGCCGCCCGCGGGCCGGACCACCTTCACCTCCGCCGCCTCGCTCGACCTTGCGCACCGCCTGCGCCGGGCCACCGATGCGGTGATTACCGCCACCGGCACCATCCGCGCCGACCAGCCCGGCCTTGACGTGCGCCGCGTGCCCGACCACCCGGGCCGCGCGCCGCGCATTCTCGCCATCTGCACCCGCACGGGCGAGGTGGATGAGGCCTACCTCACCGCCGCGCACAACCGGGGCTTTGAAATACGGGTCTGCACCGACATCACCGCCCTGCCCGACATGCTCGGCCAGGCGGGTGTGACGTGGGCGATGGTGGAAGCCGGCCCGAAACTGCTGGCCGAAATCGAGGCCCGCGGGCTGTGGCATGACTGGCTGAGCATAACCGCAGGCCCCGATGGCACGGATCAGTACGCCGTGCGCGTGCGCGCAGGTGACGTGACACCGCTGCGCCTGTTCCCCGAACTTGACGCTGCATAA